In Dysgonomonadaceae bacterium zrk40, one genomic interval encodes:
- the umuD gene encoding translesion error-prone DNA polymerase V autoproteolytic subunit produces MQKELNTQKIELIHPESSEQKYPYIGDIQAGFPSPAEDFFHDYISLDELLIDQKETTFFARVTGSSMSNDFNDGDLLIIDKSLEWEENKIALCFINGEFTLKRIKVKDNKCFLLPSNHDFPLIEVNYEQGVTIWGIVKYSIRKH; encoded by the coding sequence ATGCAAAAGGAACTCAACACCCAGAAAATCGAACTGATTCATCCTGAAAGCTCTGAGCAAAAATATCCCTACATCGGGGATATCCAGGCTGGGTTTCCCTCTCCGGCCGAAGATTTCTTCCACGATTACATCAGCCTCGACGAGCTGCTGATCGATCAAAAGGAGACCACATTCTTTGCCCGAGTGACCGGCAGTTCCATGAGCAACGATTTCAACGACGGTGATTTGCTCATCATCGACAAGAGCCTGGAGTGGGAGGAAAACAAAATTGCCCTCTGCTTCATCAATGGTGAGTTCACCTTAAAACGGATCAAGGTGAAAGATAATAAATGCTTCCTGCTCCCCTCGAACCATGATTTTCCCCTTATCGAGGTCAACTACGAACAGGGTGTGACGATCTGGGGCATTGTCAAATATTCAATTCGCAAACACTGA
- a CDS encoding proline/glycine betaine ABC transporter permease — protein sequence MERVINLGKYIEQGINALEENFSFLWSAIDDGISWTVDHLNDLLLGIPFVLFLLLITFLAYYAKTGSKLFRKEGLKMGLGLASFVVVGFLLIYLMGYWEDAIHTTTLVLVATFIALILGIPLGILSARNRTADMIIRPILDFMQTMPAFVYLIPAIFFFSVGNTPGIIATVIFSLPPAVRLTSLGIRNVPSDVVEAGHAFGATENQILYKIQLPLAMPTILTGVNQVILLALSMVVIASMVGARGLGSIVYQGIQQNDIAKGFESGLGIVILAIILDRITQSIANKK from the coding sequence ATGGAAAGAGTAATAAACTTAGGTAAATATATAGAACAGGGAATCAATGCCCTGGAAGAGAATTTCTCTTTTCTGTGGAGCGCCATCGACGATGGGATCTCCTGGACGGTAGATCATCTCAACGACTTGTTGCTGGGCATTCCCTTTGTCCTCTTCCTGCTGCTTATCACTTTCCTGGCCTACTACGCCAAGACAGGCAGTAAGCTATTCAGGAAGGAGGGGCTGAAAATGGGGCTCGGATTGGCCTCCTTTGTGGTCGTCGGCTTCCTGCTGATCTATCTGATGGGCTACTGGGAGGATGCCATTCACACCACCACGCTGGTACTGGTGGCTACCTTTATTGCCCTGATCCTTGGAATTCCACTGGGAATCCTCTCGGCAAGAAACAGGACTGCTGATATGATCATACGCCCTATTCTCGATTTTATGCAGACGATGCCGGCCTTCGTATACCTGATTCCGGCCATCTTCTTTTTCAGCGTGGGGAATACGCCGGGCATCATTGCCACGGTAATCTTCTCACTGCCCCCGGCAGTGCGTCTCACCAGCCTCGGCATCAGGAATGTACCCTCTGATGTGGTGGAGGCGGGACATGCTTTCGGTGCCACCGAAAACCAAATCCTATACAAGATTCAGCTGCCGCTGGCCATGCCGACCATTTTGACCGGTGTGAACCAGGTGATCCTGCTGGCGCTCTCGATGGTGGTAATAGCCTCAATGGTAGGGGCCCGCGGACTGGGTAGCATCGTCTATCAGGGGATCCAGCAGAACGACATCGCGAAAGGGTTTGAGTCGGGTCTCGGGATTGTGATCCTGGCCATCATCCTCGATAGGATCACCCAGTCGATTGCCAATAAGAAATAG
- a CDS encoding glycine betaine ABC transporter substrate-binding protein, with protein sequence MSKLLSILMAASILLLMTACGNSQKSDREEVTILYPNWAEGIALSYLSKVVLEEKGYDVDMINLEPGLIYGELSKENSKGDIFLDAWLPHTHKEYWEDYGDKLEKLGEAFSGGTTGLVVPSYVTINSIEELNANRDRFDGEIIGIGSGAGIHASTLNAIEAYDLDFEQITSSGPAMVASLDKAVKNEEWIVITGWKPHFKWMNFDLKYLEDPKGVYPTDVCAIISRRGFKEDMPELAAFYGKFNLSEDYLYSLMAAIDEQGEEAGAAAWYEANKAMIDGWFE encoded by the coding sequence ATGAGCAAACTACTGTCCATTCTTATGGCAGCATCGATTCTGCTGTTGATGACAGCCTGTGGCAACAGCCAGAAAAGTGACCGTGAAGAGGTGACCATCCTCTACCCCAATTGGGCCGAAGGAATTGCCCTCTCCTACCTGAGTAAGGTGGTGCTTGAAGAGAAGGGTTACGATGTGGATATGATCAACCTGGAACCGGGACTGATTTATGGTGAGCTGTCGAAAGAGAACTCAAAGGGGGATATCTTTCTTGATGCATGGTTACCCCACACTCACAAGGAATATTGGGAAGATTATGGCGACAAGCTGGAGAAGCTGGGTGAAGCATTTAGCGGCGGTACCACCGGGTTGGTGGTTCCCTCCTATGTCACCATCAACTCAATCGAGGAGCTGAATGCAAACCGAGACCGATTCGATGGTGAAATCATCGGTATTGGTAGTGGAGCAGGAATACATGCTAGCACACTGAATGCGATAGAAGCATATGATCTCGACTTTGAACAGATCACCTCCAGTGGCCCCGCAATGGTTGCCAGCCTCGACAAGGCAGTCAAGAATGAGGAGTGGATCGTGATTACCGGCTGGAAGCCTCACTTCAAGTGGATGAACTTCGACCTGAAGTACCTTGAGGATCCCAAAGGGGTTTATCCCACTGATGTGTGTGCCATCATCTCCAGAAGAGGATTTAAGGAGGATATGCCTGAATTGGCTGCCTTTTATGGCAAGTTCAATCTTAGCGAGGACTATCTTTACAGTCTGATGGCAGCCATTGATGAGCAGGGTGAAGAGGCGGGTGCCGCAGCATGGTACGAAGCCAATAAGGCGATGATAGACGGCTGGTTCGAGTGA
- a CDS encoding glycine betaine/L-proline ABC transporter ATP-binding protein, whose translation MTENNDRTVKIKVEDLTLIFGKRKKEALAMLEKGASKKEILKKTKCTVGINKASFEVYEGEVFVVMGLSGSGKSTLIRCLNRLNEPTAGKVFFKDHDITREGNKELMKTRRYEMSMVFQKFGLLPHKTILENAAFGLELRGEPKEEREKKALQALETVGLKGYEEQLPAAMSGGMQQRVGLARALANDSEVLLMDEAFSALDPLIKSDMQDELLQIQEKLQKTIVFITHDLDEAIKLGDRIVIMKDGVIEQIGTAEEILTNPASDYVEAFTEKVDRKTIITAETLMFRKPTLLHLKKDGPMQAIRKMRTISVDVLPVEDEKRVFLGYVWLKDVLKLADKNENSLQSVIRTEVPSVYSHYTVEEMLPLISNHNYPLAVVDEESKRLLGIVTQTSLIIEATRFEREEVKELIEKANDI comes from the coding sequence ATGACTGAAAACAACGATAGAACGGTAAAAATAAAAGTCGAGGATCTTACACTGATCTTCGGTAAGCGCAAGAAAGAGGCACTGGCGATGCTTGAAAAAGGAGCATCGAAAAAGGAGATCCTGAAGAAGACAAAGTGCACAGTAGGGATCAACAAGGCCAGCTTCGAGGTGTATGAAGGAGAGGTCTTCGTGGTGATGGGCCTCTCCGGTAGTGGTAAGTCAACACTGATTCGCTGCCTGAACAGGTTGAACGAGCCGACCGCAGGGAAGGTTTTTTTCAAGGATCACGACATCACCCGTGAGGGAAACAAAGAACTGATGAAGACGCGCCGCTACGAAATGAGCATGGTGTTTCAGAAATTCGGCCTGCTGCCCCACAAGACCATCCTGGAGAATGCCGCTTTCGGCCTTGAGCTGCGAGGAGAACCTAAGGAAGAGAGGGAGAAAAAAGCACTTCAGGCACTCGAAACGGTAGGTCTGAAGGGATATGAGGAGCAGCTGCCCGCCGCCATGTCTGGCGGGATGCAGCAACGTGTTGGTCTGGCCAGGGCACTGGCAAACGACAGCGAGGTACTGCTGATGGACGAAGCGTTCTCGGCCCTCGACCCACTGATCAAGTCTGACATGCAGGATGAACTGTTGCAAATTCAGGAGAAGCTGCAGAAGACCATCGTCTTCATCACTCACGACCTGGATGAGGCAATCAAGCTGGGTGACCGCATCGTGATCATGAAGGATGGTGTGATCGAACAGATCGGCACCGCCGAGGAGATTCTCACCAACCCGGCCAGTGACTATGTAGAGGCATTCACGGAGAAAGTGGATCGCAAGACCATCATCACCGCTGAGACGCTGATGTTCCGCAAGCCCACCTTGCTGCATCTGAAGAAGGATGGTCCCATGCAGGCGATTCGCAAGATGCGCACCATCTCGGTAGATGTGCTGCCGGTGGAAGATGAGAAACGGGTGTTCCTGGGTTATGTATGGCTGAAAGATGTGCTGAAGCTGGCCGATAAGAACGAGAACTCGCTGCAGTCGGTGATCAGAACAGAGGTGCCGAGTGTCTACAGCCATTATACGGTGGAGGAGATGCTGCCACTAATCTCGAACCACAACTACCCGCTGGCGGTGGTCGACGAGGAGAGCAAGCGGTTGCTGGGTATCGTGACCCAGACCTCATTGATCATCGAGGCTACCCGCTTCGAGCGTGAAGAGGTGAAAGAGTTAATAGAAAAAGCAAACGATATTTGA